Part of the Shewanella eurypsychrophilus genome is shown below.
AAGAGACCTTGAGCGTGACCAACCTCTCAGAATTACAAGTTGGCTTGCAAGTGAATATAGAGCGTTCTTTAACATTTGGAAGTGAGATTGGTGGCCACATACTTTCTGGCCATGTTCATACTCAAGCTAAGGTCTCTGAAATCAGCAATACAGATGAACACTTTAACATTAAACTAGACGTCGATAAAAAGTGGATGAATTACATTCTTTATAAAGGTTTTGTTGGTGTTAATGGCTGCAGTTTAACAGTGGGGGAGACAACAGAAGGGTCTTTCATGCTCCATCTGATCCCTGAAACATTGAAACTGACTAACTTAGATGCTGTGGCTGTGGGTGAGCGATTAAATATTGAGATAGACAGTCAAACACAAGCCATTGTTGACACTGTGGAGCGTGTACTCGCCCAAAGAGGTTTGTAACTCAGTTCAGTTAGCGCATAACTTGAACTTAAAGGTGGCGCAGTGACTAAAGTAGCTAATAAAGTCGTTAATATATTTGCTCGTCACCTGAGTCGATAAACAATTCTATTGTATGCCTAGCTTCATCTAAATGTAACCGCATGTGGATTGGGTTACAGCAGATCCTGCAATCATCATAATAATCTTGATCACCACTGGTGCCATCCACATCAATATGTTGATGGTGCCCACAATGGGGACAACTAATGGTCTGGGTTGCAAACTTCATAAAAACTCCTCGGTTTCTTCCAAGAAACATTAAGCTAAACGTTTCATCAACTCGCGCAGTTTCCTCTTGTGAGCGAGTGTAGAGAAAATCGTTACTGATCATATTCCGTCTATTTTTAAGCCCCCAAATAACCGGTTACTGTACGGCCGCCATCTACTGCGATAATTTGCCCTGATATATAGTGGCTATCTACCAAAAATTGCACTGTGTCCGCGATGTCTGAAGGTGCGCCGCATCGAGCTAATGGGATCTGTTTAATTATAGAATCTTGTGCGCCATTTTTACTATTTTCTGGCCATATTATTGCACCAGGAGCAACACCATTAACTCTTATCTCTGGGCCTAGCTCTTGTGCTAGAGAAAGCGTAGCCATCTGTAAAGCTGCTTTTGAGATAGAATACAAACCATGGTCTTTTAACGGCTTTGTCCCGTGTATATCGAGCAAGTTGATAATAGTGCCTTGATGTTTAGACAGTGATGTTGCAAGTTGTTGAGCAAGTAGGTAAGGGGCGAGTAGATTTATACTCAGAAGCCGCTGACAGTCATTGAAGTTCGCTGCTTCTAATGGCATGGGATAGAAGGCCGAAGCATTATTCACAAGTACAGCCAATGGGTAGTCTGCAGCTCGTTGTGCTAATTGCATAATGCCGAGTTCATTAGATAGCTCTGCTTGAACAATAACACTAGAGTTTTCTCTTAATCGATTAAACTCATTACATAAGGATTGAGCTTCACTGTGTGAATTTGAATAATGGATCAACACCTTGTAGCCGTTTGAATGTAACTTCCTTGCTATTACCCGTCCTATACGCTTAGCGCCCCCAGTTACCAATGCCCAACTTTCCATTTTTTATATTCTCCCAAACAATACATTCAAACTGTGAGTACACATTTATTCAAGGATTGAATTATCAGTGTTTATACAAAAAAGTAAATCAAAAGACACTTTTATATCTGCTGCAGCCGTTTGTCATAGCCCTCCTATGACGAATAATCATCTAGCAGTGAACTAGCCTTTATCATGCTCACTAATTGATACCATTTAATTAAATTCGAGGAATTAAACTAAGATGACTTTAAAATTTTAAATTCATGACATTAACACATCAATTACTGTCCAAATTAACACTAAAATGGCCATGACGATGCTTGCACTCGACATATAAAATCTCGTAGAATTGTCCGCTTGTGCCTTTGGTGAATAAGACTCTTGTAATGGCTTACCCCATAGGCGCTCTTAACTTTTAATTTAATTAGCAAGTGGCCCTACGTGGGGGTCACCACTGCATAAGGATTTTTCATGCCTGTTATTACACTTCCTGATGGAAGCAAACGTGAGTTTGCTAACCCGGTTTCTACTTTAGATGTTGCTGCCGATATTGGACCTGGTCTTGCTAAGGCTTGTATCGCTGGCCGTGTTAATGGTGAGCTTAAAGATGCTTGCGATATTATTGACACCGATTCAGAGTTGTCGATCATCACAGCAAAAGATGAAGCGGGCGTAGAAATACTTCGTCACTCATGTGCTCATCTACTCGGCCATGCATTCAAGCAATTATGGCCTGAAGCAAAGATGGCTATTGGCCCAGTTATCGATAATGGTTTCTACTATGATATCGACCTTGACCACAAGCTGACCCAGGAAGATATTGATGCGCTGCAAAAGCGTATGACTCAACTTGCTAAGACAGGTTATAAAGTCGAAAAGCGAGTCGGAAGCTGGCAAGTAGCCCGTGATACATTTGAAGCTCGCGGCGAAACATACAAGATGGAAGTCTTGGATGAAAACATCAGTAAAGATGACGAGCCTGCGTTATATCATCATGAAGAGTATGTTGATATGTGCCGCGGCCCTCATGTACCGAACATGAAGTTCTGTCAGAATTTTAAACTGATGAGTGTGGCTGGAGCATATTGGCGTGGCAACTCAGACAATAAGATGTTGCAACGTGTCTATGGCACTGCTTGGGCAGACAAAAAAGCACTGAAAGTACACCTTAATCGTCTAGAAGAAGCGGCTAAACGTGATCATCGTAAGATTGGTAAGCAGCTAGACCTTTATCATATGCAAGAAGAAGCGCCAGGTATGGTGTTTTGGCATAATGATGGCTGGAGCATATTCCTTGAACTTGAAAGGTTCATTCGTCAGAAGCTAGGTCAGTACACATACCAAGAAGTTAAAGGTCCTCTGATGATGGACCGTGTACTTTGGGAACGTTCTGGTCACTGGGATAAGTACTCAGAAGCCATGTTCACGACTAACTCAGAAAATCGTGAATATGCAATTAAACCGATGAACTGCCCTGGTCACGTACAAATTTTCAATCAGGGTCTTAAATCCTATCGTGATCTACCATTACGTATGGCCGAATTTGGTTGTTGTCACCGTAACGAGCCATCAGGTTCGCTACATGGCTTAATGCGTGTTCGTGGTTTCACCCAAGATGATGCACACGTATTTTGTACCGAAGATCAAGTTCAGCAGGAAGTGAGTGCTTGTATCAAGATGGTTTACGATACTTATGAAACTTTCGGTTTTAAAGATATCGTGGTTAAGCTATCGACTCGTCCAGAAAAACGTATCGGTGATGATGATATGTGGGATAGAGCTGAAGAGGCGCTAAAACAAGCGCTTGCTGCGAATGAGATTGAATTTGAAATCTTACCTGGTGAAGGTGCATTCTACGGTCCTAAGATTGAGTTTACACTTCATGACTGTCTAAATCGTGCATGGCAGTGTGGTACGGTTCAGCTTGATTACGCTTTGCCGGGTCGTCTTGGTGCAACTTATGTTGCCGAAGATAACAGTCGTCAAACGCCAGTAATGATCCATCGTGCAATTTTAGGTTCATTAGAGCGTTTTATCGGTATTCTTATCGAGGAATATGCAGGCAAATTCCCAGCTTGGTTAGCTCCACAACAAGCCGTTGTCATGAATATTACTGACAAACAGTCAGATTATGTCGATGAAGTGGTCAATTTATTAAAAGAAAGTGGAATTCGTGCCTCTAAAGACTTGAGGAATGAGAAAATAGGCTTTAAAATACGTGAGCATACCTTAAGGCGTGTACCTTATTTATTGGTCGTAGGCGATCAAGAAATGGAAAATAAGGAAGTTGCGGTGCGAACCAGAGATGGTGTTGACTTAGGCAAAATGCGAATCGAAGATTTCGCCGCCAAGCTCAACAAACAAATTTCGCTCCGTAGTCTCAATTTGTTGGAGGATTAGGTCATAAAGATCAAAAAAGCAGCAGGGCGCCAGGCGGCCCCGAATAGAATAAACGAACTCATCACAGGCGTTCAGCAAGTACGTTTGAACGGTCTAGAAGGTGAGCCACTTGGATTACTCTCAATGAGAGAGGCACAGGAACTCGCTGACGAAGCAGGTGTAGATCTTGTTGAAATTAGTCCTAACGCTGAGCCGCCGGTTTGCCGTATAATGGACTACGGAAAGTTCCTTTTCGATAAAGCGAAAGCTCAAAAGGAACAAAAAAAGAAGCAGAAAATCGTGCAGGTGAAGGAAATTAAATTCCGTCCCGGTACTGATGAAAACGATTACCAGGTAAAACTACGCAACCTGACTCGTTTTCTAACTGACGGTGACAAAGCGAAAGTAACGCTGCGTTTTCGTGGTCGTGAGATGGCTCACCAAAGTCTTGGTATGAAACTTTTGAATCGTATCAAAGATGATTTGGCTGAGATAGCAGTAGTTGAGTCTTTCCCGAAAATGGAAGGGCGTCAAGCTGTGATGGTACTCGCGCCGAAAAAGAAATAGTAAGGCCAACCTAAAAGTAGCAGAGGTCTGTTAAGGTCTCTGTTCGCCTTGCGTTTTATTAATGTCCCAATGCGGAGTTTTAGCAATGCCTAAAATGAAAACAGACAAGGGTGTAGCGAAGCGCTTTAAAAAAACTGCTAATGGTTTTAAGCGTAAGCAAGCCCATTTACGTCATATTTTGACAAAGAAGAGCACTAAGCGTAAACGTCACTTACGTGCAAAATGTCAAGTATCTAAATCTGACCTGCCTGCAATTGCACGTCAACTACCATACGCTTAATTAAAGGAGCAATGAACAATGCCTAGAGTTAAGCGTGGTGTAACCGCTCGTGCTCGTCACAAGAAAGTACTAAAACTAGCCAAAGGTTATTACGGAGCTCGCTCACGTACTTACCGTGTTGCTAAGCAAGCAGTAACTAAAGCTGGTCAATATGCTTACCGTGATCGTCGTCAGAAGAAACGTCAATTCCGTCAACTTTGGATTGCACGTATCAATGCGGCCGCTCGTCAAAATGGTCTGTCATACAGCCGTTTCATTAATGGTTTGAAGAAAGCCTCTATTGAAATCGATCGTAAGATCTTGGCTGATATTGCTGTTTTTGACAAAGTTGTATTTACAACTTTAGTTGAGAAAGCAAAAGAAGCATTAGCTAAGTAATTAGTTAGTACATCTATTAAAAAAGGACCTTCGGGTCCTTTTTTTGTACCTGAAATTTGGATACTTGATGATGGATGTATCAAATGACAGGCAAAAAAATAGTAGGCGTTTGCCTACTATTCTAATGTTTTATAGTTATTGATGGCTACTTTGAATCTAAGTAACGCTCGGCATCTAATGCTGCCATACAACCGGTGCCGGCTGATGTGATAGCTTGACGATAGTGCTGATCCATAACATCACCTGCTGCGAAGACACCTTCAATGCTTGCTTGGGTTGCGTTACCGTTAAGTCCACTCTGAACTTTGATGTAACCGTTATTCATCTCTAGCTGGCCTTCAAACATACCAGTATTTGGGCTATGACCGATTGCAACGAATACACCCATAAGTTCTAGCTCTTTAATAGCACCATCTTTTGTGCTCTTCATTTTGAGCCCTGTCACGCCCATTTCATCGCCAACAACCTCATCGAGAGTGTTGTCTAAATGAAGAATGATATTGCCGTTTTCAACCTTATCCATAAGACGCTTGGTTAAGATCTTTTCGCTACGAAATGTGTCTCTGCGGTGAATTAAGTGAACTTCTGAGGCGATATTGCTTAAGTAAAGTGCTTCTTCAACAGCAGTATTACCGCCACCTATGACTGCAACCTTTTGGTTACGGTAGAAGAAACCATCACAAGTCGCACATGCTGATACGCCTTTACCTTTAAAGGCTTCTTCTGAGTCGAGGCCTAAGTACATGGCTGAAGCGCCAGTTGAGATGATCAGTGCATCACAAGTAAATTCGCCATTGTCACCCGATAACTTGAACGGACGGACACTTAGATCAACTGAATGAATATGATCGAAAAGTATCTCAGTATCAAATTTCTCTGCATGTTTCTGCATACGCTCCATCAATGCTGGACCGGTAAGGTCATCCGCATCACCTGGCCAATTTTCTACTTCTGTGGTGGTAGTAAGCTGCCCACCTTGCTGTAAACCTGTTATTAAAACTGGTTTTAAGTTTGCGCGAGCGGCATATACTGCAGCTGTGTAACCTGCTGGTCCTGAACCTAAAATCAATAATTCACAGTGTCTAACTTGACTCATTCTTTTCTCCGTGCGGTTTAGCAAATTGCTGCGATTTTATGGGATTTCCTAGACGGGGTAAAGGCAATCTTTCAGATTGTCCTAATCGAAAAAAGGGAGCCTAGGCTCCCTTTGGTCATCACTACTAATATCAATAATTAGTTAAGAAGAATTTTTGGATCAACAAACTCTAAGTTCAAGGCTTCAGCGACTTCTTTACATGTGATCTTTCCGTGCATGACGTTTAGACCGTTAAGAAGATGCTTATCTTGTAATAAAGCGGCTCTGTAACCAAGATCGGCAAGCTTGATGATGTACGGTAATGTGGCGTTGTTAAGCGCAAATGTGGAAGTTCGAGCTACTGCACCTGGCATGTTAGCCACACAGTAATGCACAACTTCATCAACAATATAAGTTGGATCCTGATGAGTTGTGGCATGTGAAGTTTCAATACAACCACCTTGATCGATAGCAACATCGACAATGGCTGAGCCTGGCTTCATTTTAGCGATATGCTCTTTAGTGACCAGTTTAGGTGCTGCAGCACCTGGAACCAGTACGCCACCAATGACAAGATCAGCTTCAAGTACGTGCTTCTCAATGGCATCGGCTGTTGAATAGATAGCCTTTACCTTGTTATCGAACTGAGCATTTAAACGACGTAGGGCGTCGATGCTACGGTCCAAGATAACGACGTCAGCGCCAAGACCAACAGCCATTTGTGCAGCGTTAGTCCCTACCATGCCGCCACCAATAATGACGACTTTAGCTGGTTCTACACCTGGAACGCCGCCAAGTAGCATACCGCGGCCACCCATTGACTTTTCAAGTGCCATTGCACCCGCTTGGATTGACATTCGACCTGCTACTTCTGACATAGGTGCTAGAAGAGGCAGGGCACCACGGTCATCGGTCACAGTTTCATAAGCGATACAAACTGATCCACTTTTGATTAAATCTTCAGTTTGTGGCAAATCTGGAGCCAAGTGAAGGTAGGTAAATAACAGTTGATCTTCACGTAACATAGCACGTTCAACTGCCTGTGGCTCTTTTACCTTAACGATCATTTCAGCCTTTGCGAATACCTCAGCTGCAGTGGCTAATATAGATGCCCCAACATCTATATAGTCTTGATCTGTAAAACCAATTCCGTTACCAGCATTCGTTTCAATGAACACTTCATGACCTTTAATTGTCAATTCACGAACACTTGAAGGAACCATTCCAATACGATACTCGTGGTTTTTGATTTCTTTAGGTACACCAATTATCATCTTCGAGCCTCAATATGCATAAAAACCCATGTTATATGGGTTTAATTGTTATTTTGTCGTGTCCTGAACGTGATTGTTTCAGGGAAATCTAGTATAGTAGTTCTTCAGTAGTATATGCTGCTGAACTTTTGACATACGTAGTGAAATATATTGTTTTAGTGATAAAGCAAGGTTGAAAATATGCTTAATAATAAAAAGAGTCCTATAAAAGACTTAGATCGTATAGATCGAAACATACTTAATGAGTTACAAACAGATGGGCGCATTTCTAATGTAGAACTGTCTAAACGAGTAGGTCTAAGTCCCACTCCTTGTCTCGAGAGAGTTAAACGACTCGAGAAGCAAGGGTATATCAATGGATATACCGCATTAGTAAATCCCCATTTCTTGGGGGCATCTTTACTTGTGTTTGTGGAGATAACGCTGAATCGTGATAGTTCAGAGGTATTTGATAAGTTTAATCGTGCGGTTCAGTTATTAGATGACATTCAAGAATGTCATCTCGTTTCAGGAGATTTCGACTATTTGTTGAAAACCCGCGTGTCAGATATGTCCGCTTATCGTCGCTTGTTAGGTGAGACTTTACTGAGATTGCCATCGGTTTCCGACACTCGTACCTATGTAGTGATGGAAGAAGTTAAGCAAACTAATAAAGTAGCAATCAACGTTACTGCTGAATCAGTTTAAACTGCAGCAGTATCAAACTAAAAAGGAGCCAACTATGGCTCCTTTTTCATTTCGCACAGAAATCGTCCACTAGGATTAATTATCATAAAGATATTGGCTAAAACAGGCTAAAACGCTGCAAACACTTGGCATATTTGATATCTTAGCCATACCTGTCTTCATCTTTTTTGTGGGTTTTCATTTGGCTAAGGGAAATAGTGTTAAAACACTCAGCGGAGTACAACGTCTTTTAGAGGGGAGTCTCATTTTATG
Proteins encoded:
- a CDS encoding riboflavin synthase subunit alpha, whose translation is MFTGIVQATCEVVAINKKEGLNTLEVAMEPDLREGLITGASVANNGVCLTVTRIADDRVFFDVMEETLSVTNLSELQVGLQVNIERSLTFGSEIGGHILSGHVHTQAKVSEISNTDEHFNIKLDVDKKWMNYILYKGFVGVNGCSLTVGETTEGSFMLHLIPETLKLTNLDAVAVGERLNIEIDSQTQAIVDTVERVLAQRGL
- a CDS encoding CPXCG motif-containing cysteine-rich protein; this translates as MKFATQTISCPHCGHHQHIDVDGTSGDQDYYDDCRICCNPIHMRLHLDEARHTIELFIDSGDEQIY
- a CDS encoding pteridine reductase, which translates into the protein MESWALVTGGAKRIGRVIARKLHSNGYKVLIHYSNSHSEAQSLCNEFNRLRENSSVIVQAELSNELGIMQLAQRAADYPLAVLVNNASAFYPMPLEAANFNDCQRLLSINLLAPYLLAQQLATSLSKHQGTIINLLDIHGTKPLKDHGLYSISKAALQMATLSLAQELGPEIRVNGVAPGAIIWPENSKNGAQDSIIKQIPLARCGAPSDIADTVQFLVDSHYISGQIIAVDGGRTVTGYLGA
- the thrS gene encoding threonine--tRNA ligase, which encodes MPVITLPDGSKREFANPVSTLDVAADIGPGLAKACIAGRVNGELKDACDIIDTDSELSIITAKDEAGVEILRHSCAHLLGHAFKQLWPEAKMAIGPVIDNGFYYDIDLDHKLTQEDIDALQKRMTQLAKTGYKVEKRVGSWQVARDTFEARGETYKMEVLDENISKDDEPALYHHEEYVDMCRGPHVPNMKFCQNFKLMSVAGAYWRGNSDNKMLQRVYGTAWADKKALKVHLNRLEEAAKRDHRKIGKQLDLYHMQEEAPGMVFWHNDGWSIFLELERFIRQKLGQYTYQEVKGPLMMDRVLWERSGHWDKYSEAMFTTNSENREYAIKPMNCPGHVQIFNQGLKSYRDLPLRMAEFGCCHRNEPSGSLHGLMRVRGFTQDDAHVFCTEDQVQQEVSACIKMVYDTYETFGFKDIVVKLSTRPEKRIGDDDMWDRAEEALKQALAANEIEFEILPGEGAFYGPKIEFTLHDCLNRAWQCGTVQLDYALPGRLGATYVAEDNSRQTPVMIHRAILGSLERFIGILIEEYAGKFPAWLAPQQAVVMNITDKQSDYVDEVVNLLKESGIRASKDLRNEKIGFKIREHTLRRVPYLLVVGDQEMENKEVAVRTRDGVDLGKMRIEDFAAKLNKQISLRSLNLLED
- the infC gene encoding translation initiation factor IF-3; translated protein: MKIKKAAGRQAAPNRINELITGVQQVRLNGLEGEPLGLLSMREAQELADEAGVDLVEISPNAEPPVCRIMDYGKFLFDKAKAQKEQKKKQKIVQVKEIKFRPGTDENDYQVKLRNLTRFLTDGDKAKVTLRFRGREMAHQSLGMKLLNRIKDDLAEIAVVESFPKMEGRQAVMVLAPKKK
- the rpmI gene encoding 50S ribosomal protein L35 yields the protein MPKMKTDKGVAKRFKKTANGFKRKQAHLRHILTKKSTKRKRHLRAKCQVSKSDLPAIARQLPYA
- the rplT gene encoding 50S ribosomal protein L20, with protein sequence MPRVKRGVTARARHKKVLKLAKGYYGARSRTYRVAKQAVTKAGQYAYRDRRQKKRQFRQLWIARINAAARQNGLSYSRFINGLKKASIEIDRKILADIAVFDKVVFTTLVEKAKEALAK
- the trxB gene encoding thioredoxin-disulfide reductase, translating into MSQVRHCELLILGSGPAGYTAAVYAARANLKPVLITGLQQGGQLTTTTEVENWPGDADDLTGPALMERMQKHAEKFDTEILFDHIHSVDLSVRPFKLSGDNGEFTCDALIISTGASAMYLGLDSEEAFKGKGVSACATCDGFFYRNQKVAVIGGGNTAVEEALYLSNIASEVHLIHRRDTFRSEKILTKRLMDKVENGNIILHLDNTLDEVVGDEMGVTGLKMKSTKDGAIKELELMGVFVAIGHSPNTGMFEGQLEMNNGYIKVQSGLNGNATQASIEGVFAAGDVMDQHYRQAITSAGTGCMAALDAERYLDSK
- the ald gene encoding alanine dehydrogenase codes for the protein MIIGVPKEIKNHEYRIGMVPSSVRELTIKGHEVFIETNAGNGIGFTDQDYIDVGASILATAAEVFAKAEMIVKVKEPQAVERAMLREDQLLFTYLHLAPDLPQTEDLIKSGSVCIAYETVTDDRGALPLLAPMSEVAGRMSIQAGAMALEKSMGGRGMLLGGVPGVEPAKVVIIGGGMVGTNAAQMAVGLGADVVILDRSIDALRRLNAQFDNKVKAIYSTADAIEKHVLEADLVIGGVLVPGAAAPKLVTKEHIAKMKPGSAIVDVAIDQGGCIETSHATTHQDPTYIVDEVVHYCVANMPGAVARTSTFALNNATLPYIIKLADLGYRAALLQDKHLLNGLNVMHGKITCKEVAEALNLEFVDPKILLN
- the lrp gene encoding leucine-responsive transcriptional regulator Lrp, whose translation is MLNNKKSPIKDLDRIDRNILNELQTDGRISNVELSKRVGLSPTPCLERVKRLEKQGYINGYTALVNPHFLGASLLVFVEITLNRDSSEVFDKFNRAVQLLDDIQECHLVSGDFDYLLKTRVSDMSAYRRLLGETLLRLPSVSDTRTYVVMEEVKQTNKVAINVTAESV